Proteins from one Juglans microcarpa x Juglans regia isolate MS1-56 chromosome 1S, Jm3101_v1.0, whole genome shotgun sequence genomic window:
- the LOC121245937 gene encoding UTP--glucose-1-phosphate uridylyltransferase 3, chloroplastic isoform X1: MALNLTPITLRNQLFLFSFNSKSSPNSRLSFNSNYYHSLHLPKPLFPFSSLPSSPSSWLCHIPRVTTAPVEYAPPAPDFDFSHEIARLNILRSRLSASKNLNEKHSVVDKDATVKQFLGTNQNDGFSTVLASLNLDSYELFLVKCLVAAGQEHVLSFGSQPVQSESELARSSLKSALYALVEMIDKLDVDRVGGNGGVGKNISFALNYEEIEAIKKLLKTLGEIEQFYDCIGGIIGYQITVLELLARSCKRQATNWSQTRTESKECQFLEIHAPSGLDLSQSTEYASQAAIWGIEGLSDLGEIYPLGGSADRLGLVDPDTGECLPAAMLPYCGRTLLEGLIRDLQAREFLYFKLYGKQCITPVAMMTSSAKNNHERITSLCERLGWFGRGRSSFKLFEQPLVPTVGAEDGKWLVAKPFTPVCKPGGHGVLWKLAYDKGIFKWFYEHGRKAATVRQVSNVVAATDLTLLALAGIGLHHGKKLGFASCERQLGATEGINVLIEKKNLDGRWTYGLSCIEYTEFDKFGITNGPLAPESLQARFPANTNILYVDLHSAELVGSSENENSLPGMVLNIKKPVVYVDHFGRQQSVSGGRLECTMQNIADSFFSTSSSRCYDRVEDNLDTFIVYNERRRVTSSAKRKRKHADKSLHQTPDGSLLDILRNACNLLSNCDIRLPEIKGNDVYVDSGPPFLLLLHPALGPLWEVTRQKFHGGSISKGSELQIEVAEFLWRNVQLDGSLIIVAEHVMGSMRIDESDEPILQYGQRCGRCKLQNVKVLNKGIDWNSGNNEYWKHDVQRLETFKVTLYGNAEFEATDVVLEGNHVFEVPNGYKMKIEPGRPGLSVQLDPIEPSIMDSGSWFWNYKIKGSHIQLELVEL, encoded by the exons ATGGCGCTGAACTTAACTCCCATTACGCTGCGCAACCagctcttcctcttctccttcaacTCCAAATCTTCTCCTAATTCTCGCCTTTCCTTCAACTCCAACTATTACCACTCCCTCCACCTCCCTAAACCCCtcttccctttttcttctttgccgTCTTCACCGTCGTCATGGCTCTGTCATATCCCGCGTGTCACCACCGCCCCGGTTGAGTACGCGCCTCCAGCTCCCGACTTCGATTTCTCCCATGAAATCGCTCGCCTAAATATCCTCCGGTCCAGGCTCTCCGCCTCGAAGAACCTCAACGAGAAGCACTCGGTGGTTGACAAAGACGCCACAGTCAAACAATTCTTGGGTACGAACCAGAACGACGGGTTCTCTACTGTTTTGGCGTCACTCAATTTGGACTCTTACGAGTTGTTTCTGGTGAAGTGCTTGGTCGCGGCAGGGCAGGAGCACGTCCTCAGTTTCGGGTCTCAACCGGTCCAGAGCGAGTCGGAGTTGGCACGGAGCTCGTTGAAGAGCGCGCTTTATGCGCTTGTGGAGATGATTGACAAATTAGACGTGGACAGGGTTGGTGGTAATGGCGGTGTGGGCAAAAATATTAGTTTCGCTTTGAATTATGAAGAAATTGAGGCAATTAAGAAGCTCCTGAAGACTCTCGGGGAGATTGAACAGTTCTATGATTGCATTGGAGGAATTATTGG ATATCAGATCACAGTGCTGGAACTTCTAGCCCGATCATGTAAAAGGCAGGCTACAAACTGGTCCCAGACCAGAACTGAGTCAAAGGAATGCCAATTCTTGGAAATTCATGCTCCTAGTGGACTTGACCTTTCTCAGAGTACGGAATATGCATCTCAAGCAGCTATATGGGGAATTGAG GGTTTGTCAGACCTAGGTGAAATTTATCCCTTGGGAGGCTCTGCAGACAGGCTTGGCTTGGTTGATCCTGACACAGGTGAATGTCTTCCTGCTGCAATGCTTCCTTATTGTGGGAGGACTTTATTGGAAGGTCTTATAAGAGATCTTCAG GCTAGAGAGTTCCTATACTTCAAGTTGTATGGAAAACAATGCATCACCCCGGTTGCAATGATGACAAGTTCTGCCAAGAACAACCATGAACGCATAACTTCTCTTTGTGAAAGACTTGGATGGTTTGGAAGAGGCCGATCAAGCTTTAAACTTTTTGAACAG CCACTTGTTCCTACTGTTGGTGCGGAGGATGGGAAATGGTTGGTTGCCAAACCATTCACGCCTGTGTGCAAACCTGGTGGTCATGGTGTATTATGGAAGCTTGCTTATGACAAAGGCATCTTCAAATGGTTTTATGAACATGGAAGAAAAGCTGCTACTGTCCGACAAGTCAG TAACGTGGTCGCTGCTACAGATTTGACACTTTTGGCATTGGCGGGAATTGGTTTGCACCATGGAAAG AAACTGGGGTTTGCTTCATGTGAGCGGCAATTGGGAGCTACAGAAGGAATTAATGTCCTAATTGAGAAGAAAAATCTTGATGGGAGGTGGACCTATGGTTTGTCATGCATCGAGTACACAGAGTTTGACAAATTTGGAATAACAAATGGACCTCTTGCTCCTGAAAG TTTGCAGGCAAGATTTCCTGCCAATACAAACATCTTATACGTGGATTTACATTCTGCGGAGTTGGTCGGAtcgagtgaaaatgaaaatagtttACCAGGCATGGTGCTGAATATAAAAAAGCCAGTTGTATATGTTGATCATTTTGGAAGACAGCAGAG TGTCTCTGGTGGCAGGCTGGAATGCACAATGCAAAATATTGCTGACAGCTTTTTCAGTACAAGTTCATCCCGTTGTTATGACAGAGTGGAAG ATAATCTGGATACGTTTATTGTGTATAATGAACGAAGACGGGTTACATCATCTGctaagaggaaaagaaaacatgcaGACAAGTCTTTACACCAG ACTCCAGATGGTTCACTTTTGGATATACTACGAAATGCCTGCAACCTTCTTTCCAACTGTGATATTAGGCTTCCTGAG ATTAAAGGTAATGATGTATATGTTGATTCTGGACCACCCTTTCTCCTCCTCCTACACCCTGCTCTTGGGCCACTTTGGGAGGTCACAAGACAAAAA TTTCATGGAGGTTCCATATCCAAGGGCTCTGAGCTACAAATAGAGGTTGCAGAGTTTTTGTGGAGAAATGTTCAG CTTGACGGAAGTCTGATCATTGTGGCTGAACATGTTATGGGCTCAATGAGGATTGATGAAAGTGATGAACCTATCCTACAGTATGGGCAGAG GTGTGGAAGATGTAAATTACAGAACGTAAAGGTACTAAATAAGGGGATCGACTGGAATTCGGGAAACAATGAATACTGGAAGCATGATGTGCAGCGGCTCGAGACATTTAAGGTCACACTGTATGGAAATGCTGAATTTGAGGCGACTGATGTTGTCTTAGAG GGAAATCATGTATTTGAAGTTCCAAATGGCTACAAAATGAAGATTGAACCAGGAAGACCAG
- the LOC121245937 gene encoding UTP--glucose-1-phosphate uridylyltransferase 3, chloroplastic isoform X2 — translation MALNLTPITLRNQLFLFSFNSKSSPNSRLSFNSNYYHSLHLPKPLFPFSSLPSSPSSWLCHIPRVTTAPVEYAPPAPDFDFSHEIARLNILRSRLSASKNLNEKHSVVDKDATVKQFLGTNQNDGFSTVLASLNLDSYELFLVKCLVAAGQEHVLSFGSQPVQSESELARSSLKSALYALVEMIDKLDVDRVGGNGGVGKNISFALNYEEIEAIKKLLKTLGEIEQFYDCIGGIIGYQITVLELLARSCKRQATNWSQTRTESKECQFLEIHAPSGLDLSQSTEYASQAAIWGIEAREFLYFKLYGKQCITPVAMMTSSAKNNHERITSLCERLGWFGRGRSSFKLFEQPLVPTVGAEDGKWLVAKPFTPVCKPGGHGVLWKLAYDKGIFKWFYEHGRKAATVRQVSNVVAATDLTLLALAGIGLHHGKKLGFASCERQLGATEGINVLIEKKNLDGRWTYGLSCIEYTEFDKFGITNGPLAPESLQARFPANTNILYVDLHSAELVGSSENENSLPGMVLNIKKPVVYVDHFGRQQSVSGGRLECTMQNIADSFFSTSSSRCYDRVEDNLDTFIVYNERRRVTSSAKRKRKHADKSLHQTPDGSLLDILRNACNLLSNCDIRLPEIKGNDVYVDSGPPFLLLLHPALGPLWEVTRQKFHGGSISKGSELQIEVAEFLWRNVQLDGSLIIVAEHVMGSMRIDESDEPILQYGQRCGRCKLQNVKVLNKGIDWNSGNNEYWKHDVQRLETFKVTLYGNAEFEATDVVLEGNHVFEVPNGYKMKIEPGRPGLSVQLDPIEPSIMDSGSWFWNYKIKGSHIQLELVEL, via the exons ATGGCGCTGAACTTAACTCCCATTACGCTGCGCAACCagctcttcctcttctccttcaacTCCAAATCTTCTCCTAATTCTCGCCTTTCCTTCAACTCCAACTATTACCACTCCCTCCACCTCCCTAAACCCCtcttccctttttcttctttgccgTCTTCACCGTCGTCATGGCTCTGTCATATCCCGCGTGTCACCACCGCCCCGGTTGAGTACGCGCCTCCAGCTCCCGACTTCGATTTCTCCCATGAAATCGCTCGCCTAAATATCCTCCGGTCCAGGCTCTCCGCCTCGAAGAACCTCAACGAGAAGCACTCGGTGGTTGACAAAGACGCCACAGTCAAACAATTCTTGGGTACGAACCAGAACGACGGGTTCTCTACTGTTTTGGCGTCACTCAATTTGGACTCTTACGAGTTGTTTCTGGTGAAGTGCTTGGTCGCGGCAGGGCAGGAGCACGTCCTCAGTTTCGGGTCTCAACCGGTCCAGAGCGAGTCGGAGTTGGCACGGAGCTCGTTGAAGAGCGCGCTTTATGCGCTTGTGGAGATGATTGACAAATTAGACGTGGACAGGGTTGGTGGTAATGGCGGTGTGGGCAAAAATATTAGTTTCGCTTTGAATTATGAAGAAATTGAGGCAATTAAGAAGCTCCTGAAGACTCTCGGGGAGATTGAACAGTTCTATGATTGCATTGGAGGAATTATTGG ATATCAGATCACAGTGCTGGAACTTCTAGCCCGATCATGTAAAAGGCAGGCTACAAACTGGTCCCAGACCAGAACTGAGTCAAAGGAATGCCAATTCTTGGAAATTCATGCTCCTAGTGGACTTGACCTTTCTCAGAGTACGGAATATGCATCTCAAGCAGCTATATGGGGAATTGAG GCTAGAGAGTTCCTATACTTCAAGTTGTATGGAAAACAATGCATCACCCCGGTTGCAATGATGACAAGTTCTGCCAAGAACAACCATGAACGCATAACTTCTCTTTGTGAAAGACTTGGATGGTTTGGAAGAGGCCGATCAAGCTTTAAACTTTTTGAACAG CCACTTGTTCCTACTGTTGGTGCGGAGGATGGGAAATGGTTGGTTGCCAAACCATTCACGCCTGTGTGCAAACCTGGTGGTCATGGTGTATTATGGAAGCTTGCTTATGACAAAGGCATCTTCAAATGGTTTTATGAACATGGAAGAAAAGCTGCTACTGTCCGACAAGTCAG TAACGTGGTCGCTGCTACAGATTTGACACTTTTGGCATTGGCGGGAATTGGTTTGCACCATGGAAAG AAACTGGGGTTTGCTTCATGTGAGCGGCAATTGGGAGCTACAGAAGGAATTAATGTCCTAATTGAGAAGAAAAATCTTGATGGGAGGTGGACCTATGGTTTGTCATGCATCGAGTACACAGAGTTTGACAAATTTGGAATAACAAATGGACCTCTTGCTCCTGAAAG TTTGCAGGCAAGATTTCCTGCCAATACAAACATCTTATACGTGGATTTACATTCTGCGGAGTTGGTCGGAtcgagtgaaaatgaaaatagtttACCAGGCATGGTGCTGAATATAAAAAAGCCAGTTGTATATGTTGATCATTTTGGAAGACAGCAGAG TGTCTCTGGTGGCAGGCTGGAATGCACAATGCAAAATATTGCTGACAGCTTTTTCAGTACAAGTTCATCCCGTTGTTATGACAGAGTGGAAG ATAATCTGGATACGTTTATTGTGTATAATGAACGAAGACGGGTTACATCATCTGctaagaggaaaagaaaacatgcaGACAAGTCTTTACACCAG ACTCCAGATGGTTCACTTTTGGATATACTACGAAATGCCTGCAACCTTCTTTCCAACTGTGATATTAGGCTTCCTGAG ATTAAAGGTAATGATGTATATGTTGATTCTGGACCACCCTTTCTCCTCCTCCTACACCCTGCTCTTGGGCCACTTTGGGAGGTCACAAGACAAAAA TTTCATGGAGGTTCCATATCCAAGGGCTCTGAGCTACAAATAGAGGTTGCAGAGTTTTTGTGGAGAAATGTTCAG CTTGACGGAAGTCTGATCATTGTGGCTGAACATGTTATGGGCTCAATGAGGATTGATGAAAGTGATGAACCTATCCTACAGTATGGGCAGAG GTGTGGAAGATGTAAATTACAGAACGTAAAGGTACTAAATAAGGGGATCGACTGGAATTCGGGAAACAATGAATACTGGAAGCATGATGTGCAGCGGCTCGAGACATTTAAGGTCACACTGTATGGAAATGCTGAATTTGAGGCGACTGATGTTGTCTTAGAG GGAAATCATGTATTTGAAGTTCCAAATGGCTACAAAATGAAGATTGAACCAGGAAGACCAG
- the LOC121245938 gene encoding sorting and assembly machinery component 50 homolog B-like, translating to MENSVEEKQTRTLPNPKPDQDEHLDPSDAKEDENDVVDDDEEEDEDEVEEQEPPSKPLSREAQLRAHKSKMEDLFLRMQNEKVNLRVHDVLIKGNTKTKEWLIEAELEGLKSATTLQGLLEAAGIANARLQQFDIFDSVRVTLDSGPPELPGTANVIVEVVETNNPLSGECGAYMKTTARSWTVEGSLKYKNWFGHGDVWDGSVAYGPNQTSEVSAGVFLPRFKGLLTPVLVRVSLLSQDWQEFSSYKERLLGLSLGLLSTRHHDLVYNLGWRTLTDPSKMSSRSVRRQLGHSLLSSLKYTFKIDRRNSPVRPIKGYAFVSTTQVGGLAPDHRSLRFLRQELDLRYAVPFGFYHAALNFGISGGVIFPCGRGFLDKPSPLPERFFLGGDFSPICTLGGPTTVWGFKTRGLGPTEPRRQIKDKPSDENSDFPGRDFLGGDLAVTAFADLSFDLPIKWLRDRGIHGHIFAGAGNLAKLTENEFWNFSFRKFLESFRSSVGVGIVVPTKLFRLEGNFYYIVKQHDHDRGKTGFRFSFSAPS from the exons ATGGAAAACTCTGTCGAGGAAAAACAAACACGAACCCTGCCAAACCCTAAACCCGACCAAGATGAACACCTAGACCCTTCAGATGCCAAGGAAGATGAAAACGACGTCGTGGACGACGACGAAGAAGAGGACGAAGATGAAGTAGAGGAGCAAGAACCGCCATCGAAGCCCCTATCCCGAGAGGCCCAACTACGCGCCCATAAATCTAAAATGGAGGACCTCTTCCTCCGAATGCAGAACGAGAAGGTCAATCTCCGAGTCCACGACGTGTTGATCAAGGGCAACACCAAGACCAAGGAGTGGCTCATCGAGGCCGAGCTGGAGGGCTTGAAGAGTGCCACCACGCTGCAAGGGCTGCTCGAGGCGGCCGGGATTGCCAATGCGAGGCTTCAGCAGTTCGATATTTTCGATTCCGTTAGGGTCACGCTCGATTCGGGCCCGCCGGAACTTCCCGGGACCGCTAACGTCATTGTAGAGGTCGTCGAGACCAACAACCCTCTCTCTGGGGAGTGCGGCGCTTACATGAAGACCACG GCTAGATCTTGGACCGTTGAAGGTTCTCTCAAGTATAAAAACTGGTTCGGTCATGGGGATGTTTGGGATGGGTCAGTGGCATATGGTCCTAACCAAACATCAGAGGTCAGTGCTGGTGTGTTTTTGCCCAGATTCAAAGGATTGTTAACTCCTGTGCTGGTACGAGTATCCTTGCTATCCCAAGATTGGCAAGAGTTCTCTTCTTATAAAGAACGACTGCTGGGCCTTTCTCTTGGATTGCTTTCCACCAGGCACCATGACTTAGTATACAACCTTGGATGGCGTACCTTAACGGATCCATCAAAAATGTCATCCAGGTCGGTAAGGAGGCAGCTTGGACATAGTTTGCTTTCATCTTTAAAGTACACATTTAAGATTGACAGGAGGAATTCACCCGTGAGGCCTATTAAAGGATATGCTTTTGTTTCTACCACTCAAGTAGGTGGCCTTGCACCAGATCACAGGAGCTTGCGGTTTTTGCGTCAG GAGTTAGATCTTCGTTATGCTGTACCCTTTGGCTTTTATCATGCTGCACTCAACTTTGGGATCTCTGGTGGTGTTATATTTCCATGTGGCCGTGGATTTTTGGACAAGCCATCGCCCTTGCCTGAAAGATTCTTCCTAGGGGGTGATTTCTCTCCAATTTGCACTTTGGGAGGCCCAACAACTGTGTGGGGATTTAAGACAAGGGGATTGGGACCTACAGAGCCGCGAAGGCAAATTAAAGATAAACCTAGTGATGAGAATTCTGATTTTCCTGGAAGGGATTTTCTTGGAGGAGACCTTGCTGTTACTGCTTTTGCAGACCTTTCTTTTGATCTTCCAATTAAGTGGTTAAGAGACCGAGGAATCCATGGGCACATTTTTGCTGGTGCTGGAAACCTTGCTAAACTGACAGAGAATGAGTTTTGGAATTTCTCTTTTCGTAAGTTCCTAGAGTCATTCCGAAGCTCTGTAGGAGTTGGGATTGTTGTCCCCACAAAACTTTTCCGCCTAGAG GGCAACTTCTATTACATAGTCAAGCAACATGATCATGACCGTGGCAAGACTGGCTTTCGGTTTAGCTTCTCTGCTCCATCGTAG
- the LOC121244228 gene encoding probable inactive serine/threonine-protein kinase bub1 codes for MASSTTPDLFSSLISDIKTYSGKDPLLPWIRGIRKMKESLPSQLLKEKLPRFLQKCAQTFESDRRYRNDLRYLRVWLQLMDFVDDPRALLRTMEANHIGTKRSLFYQAYALYFEKIKKFEEAEKMYHLGVQNFAEPVDELQKSYEQFLHRMERYKNKRTLRQEGKAAKRLVSASSIYPNVSKTEENNENICRVEDMLTRSRHDRALPVTLPDDHQPHKKILEESPLRLKPLMEPNYTRVSENYCNVRTDQDLSAKKEFVGTIAPGGISKHQVITERESEELKFVDTVIVGKSEAEDACHHGLVDPTINMKEAMRAINSMFREPIEAVPVGWRSRTSQPKVEGTCQSDQESLKIYVDDEEGSEVKEKNEEKDNIEQRDVLNKTEGSISSALRGNAFVFPSPNDFASEGSDDQNVEGSTQSKFREDTVVCRFVGSTILDEPEVENVCHHGLVDPTINLKEAMEDINNMFGKPMDFVRSKRSKRQDKAPEHERDFGGFSILVDDDLEDQEVQLQPNLAGTSREHDLFEPTVFTKEAMDDINKMFGMPLNF; via the exons ATGGCCAGCAGCACCACCCCCGACCTCTTCTCCTCCTTGATCTCAGACATCAAAACATACTCTGGCAAAGATCCTCTTCTCCCTTGGATCCG AGGGATCCGAAAGATGAAAGAATCGCTGCCTTCTCAACTTCTCAAGGAGAAGCTCCCCAGGTTTTTGCAGAAGTGCGCGCAGACCTTCGAGTCCGATCGGCGTTACAGAAATGACTTGCGGTACCTCCGCGTCTGGTTACAGTTG ATGGATTTTGTGGACGATCCGAGAGCACTTCTGAGGACCATGGAGGCGAACCACATCGGGACAAAGCGGTCCTTGTTCTACCAGGCATATGCTCTATACTTCGAGAAGATCAAGAAATTTGAGGAGGCGGAGAAAATGTACCATTTGGGTGTGCAGAA CTTTGCAGAGCCTGTTGATGAATTGCAGAAATCATATGAGCAGTTCCTTCACCGCATGGAGAGATACAAGAACAAGAGGACCCTG CGCCAAGAAGGAAAAGCTGCCAAAAGACTGGTATCTGCCAGTAGCATTTATCCAAATGTAAgtaaaactgaagaaaataatgaaaatatatgcAGAGTTGAGGATATGCTTACAAGAAGCCGGCATGACAGAGCTTTACCTGTAACACTCCCTGATGATCATCAACCTCATAAGAAGATTTTAGAGGAAAGTCCTCTGAGGCTGAAGCCATTAATGGAACCTAATTATACTAGGGTTTCAGAAAATTATTGTAACGTTAGAACAGATCAAGATCTGTCTGCGAAGAAGGAATTTGTTGGAACGATTGCACCTGGAGGTATCTCTAAGCATCAAGTAATTACTGAAAGAGAGTCAGAGGAACTGAAGTTCGTAGACACTGTCATTGTTGGAAAGTCTGAAGCTGAAGATGCTTGCCATCATGGGCTAGTAGATCCCACAATAAACATGAAGGAGGCCATGCGTGCCATTAATAGCATGTTTCGAGAACCTATAGAGGCAGTTCCAGTTGGTTGGAGATCACGCACAAGCCAACCAAAGGTAGAAGGTACTTGCCAGTCTGATCAGGAGTCACTAAAAATCTATGTTGATGATGAAGAAGGTAGTGaagttaaagagaaaaatgaggaaaaGGATAACATTGAGCAGCGTGATGTTCTAAATAAGACAGAAGGGTCCATCTCTTCTGCTTTGCGTGGAAATGCTTTTGTGTTTCCTAGTCCAAATGATTTTGCATCTGAAGGTTCTGACGATCAGAATGTAGAGGGCTCGACTCAGTCAAAGTTTAGAGAGGACACAGTTGTTTGTAGGTTTGTTGGGTCAACTATTTTAGATGAGCCAGAAGTTGAAAATGTTTGCCACCATGGGTTAGTAGACCCCACAATCAACTTGAAGGAAGCTATGGAGGACATAAATAACATGTTTGGGAAACCTATGGATTTTGTACGGAGCAAGAGATCGAAAAGGCAGGACAAAGCCCCAGAGCATGAAAGAGATTTTGGTGGGTTTTCAATACTTGTCGATGATGACCTAGAAGACCAGGAAGTTCAGCTGCAGCCAAACTTGGCCGGAACATCAAGAGAGCATGATCTGTTTGAGCCAACTGTGTTTACAAAGGAGGCCATGGATGATATAAATAAGATGTTTGGAATGCCGTTGAACTTTTAA
- the LOC121247187 gene encoding non-classical arabinogalactan protein 30-like, which yields MASNQLLILVSSLLFLQSAFATLMAAEPAKKTDVVVEGVVYCQSCEQAGTWSLSGAKPIPAAKVSVICKNHKDQVSYYKVFETDGTGYFYAQLEGFTMSQCLSEHPLQACHVKPVSSPLQNCNLLTNVNYGLYGSPLRYETKKLFGSNYEAVIYAAGPLAFRPDHCPLPTHF from the coding sequence ATGGCAAGCAATCAGCTCTTGATCCTCGTCTCGTCACTCTTGTTCCTCCAGTCGGCCTTCGCTACCCTTATGGCTGCTGAACCAGCGAAGAAAACCGATGTGGTGGTCGAAGGCGTGGTGTACTGCCAGAGCTGCGAGCAGGCTGGAACATGGTCTCTGTCTGGGGCCAAGCCAATCCCTGCTGCCAAAGTCAGCGTCATTTGCAAGAACCACAAGGATCAAGTCAGCTACTACAAGGTGTTCGAAACAGATGGGACCGGTTACTTCTACGCCCAACTCGAAGGCTTCACAATGAGCCAATGTCTATCGGAGCATCCCCTCCAAGCTTGTCATGTTAAGCCTGTCTCCTCTCCTCTTCAAAACTGCAACCTCCTTACCAATGTTAACTACGGACTCTATGGCTCCCCACTTCGTTACGAGACCAAGAAATTGTTTGGAAGCAACTACGAGGCTGTCATCTACGCTGCAGGCCCCTTGGCATTCCGTCCAGATCATTGCCCTCTCCCCACTCACTTCTAA
- the LOC121246869 gene encoding LOW QUALITY PROTEIN: probable inactive receptor-like protein kinase At3g56050 (The sequence of the model RefSeq protein was modified relative to this genomic sequence to represent the inferred CDS: deleted 2 bases in 1 codon), with the protein MRLRMDGNWNLGQLLGVVVVCFLCQNFHLSCCLNDEGLALLRFRERVLSDPFGALLDWKEEDGEVDPCSWFGVECSDGKVVALNLKDLCLRGTLAPELAKLVQMKSIILRNNSFSGIIPEEIGELKELEILDLGYNNFSGTLPPEFGCNVALTTLLVDNNEHLGDLPPDGLPTLSESQADENQLSNAAEGSSCHKRSVAWNVAQTEDTFHRRLLKNIDDKPQNIEITASPPPIKVIISSAPPSPSPSLSASSERAKMDSPTPSTSPPSQPSSATSPAGSPASSAKGPNHLAAILAGAIGTILISAIGVYLCKSNKVATVRPWATGLSGQLQKAFVTGVPKLKRSDLEAACEDFSNVIGSSPIGTVYKGTLSSGVEIAVASVGATSAKDWSNSLEAQFRWKIDTLSKVNHKNFVSLLGYCQEDEPFTRMMVFEYAPNGTLFEHLHIKEAEHLNWGMRLRIAMGMAYCLEHMHQLNPPIAHHNLNSSAVSLTEDYSAKISEFSFWNEIVAAEIESAGLKNLYTPSVDPERNVYSFGVILFEIVTGRLPYSVDNGSLEDWASDYLRGGQPLREIVDPTLTAFHEEQLELMGEVVKSCVHPDPKQRPAMREISARLRAITGITPEGANPKLSPLWWAELEITSADGS; encoded by the exons ATGAGGTTAAGAATGGACGGGAACTGGAACCTGGGCCAATTGTTAGGTGTCGTGGTGGTCTGCTTCTTGTGTCAGAATTTCCACTTGAGTTGCTGTCTCAACGATGAAG GTTTGGCTCTGCTGAggtttagagagagagtgttGAGTGATCCATTTGGCGCGTTGTTGGATTGGaaagaggaagatggagaggtCGATCCGTGTTCGTGGTTTGGGGTTGAGTGCTCAGATGGAAAAGTTGTGGCCTT GAACTTGAAAGATCTTTGTCTTAGAGGAACACTGGCACCTGAACTGGCAAAGCTAGTCCAAATGAAGTCTAT TATTTTGCGCAATAATTCCTTTAGCGGAATCATTCCTGAAGAGATTGGGGAGCTGAAGGAGTTGGAGATCTTGGATTTGGGATACAATAACTTCAGTGGAACACTCCCACCTGAATTTGGCTGTAATGTTGCACTCACAACCCT TCTTGTGGACAACAATGAGCATCTTGGCGACTTACCTCCTGATGGACTTCCGACGCTTTCTGAATCTCAAGCAGATGAAAATCAGCTTTCTAATGCAGCTGAAGGATCATCTTGCCACAAAAGATCCGTTGCTTG GAACGTTGCCCAAACTGAAGACACGTTTCACAGGAGATTGCTGAAAAACATAGATGATAAACCACAAAATATCGAAATCACAGCTTCACCACCTCcaataaaagttattatttctTCAGCACCACCATCACCATCCCCTTCACTGTCAGCATCATCTGAGCGGGCAAAAATGGATTCCCCTACTCCATCGACTTCTCCACCTTCCCAACCTTCTTCGGCAACTTCCCCTGCAGGAAGCCCCGCATCATCGGCTAAAGGACCTAATCATCTAGCTGCAATATTGGCCGGAGCAATAGGG ACCATTCTAATTTCAGCCATTGGTGTATATCTCTGTAAAAGCAATAAGGTAGCTACTGTCAGACCTTGGGCCACGGGATTAAGCGGACAGCTTCAGAAAGCATTTGTAACTG GTGTTCCAAAGCTCAAGAGATCAGATCTTGAAGCAGCTTGTGAAGATTTCAGTAATGTAATTGGTTCTTCGCCAATTGGTACAGTTTACAAAGGGACACTGTCTAGTGGAGTCGAAATAGCTGTGGCCTCTGTTGGAGCAACATCTGCCAAGGATTGGTCAAACAGCTTAGAAGCACAGTTTCGGTGGAAG ATTGACACATTATCAAAAGTCAACCACAAGAATTTTGTCAGCCTTCTTGGATATTGTCAGGAAGATGAGCCTTTCACCAGAATGATGGTATTTGAATATGCTCCAAATGGAACACTGTTTGAGCATCTACACA TAAAAGAGGCTGAACACTTGAACTGGGGAATGCGACTGAGAATTGCAATGGGAATGGCTTACTGCCTTGAGCATATGCACCAACTGAACCCACCTATAGCCCACCACAACCTGAACTCATCAGCTGTCAGTCTGACTGAGGATTATTCGGCCAAAATATCAGAGTTCAGTTTCTGGAATGAGATAGTTGCAGCTGAGATAGAATCAGCTGGATTAAAGAATTTATATACACCATCAGTAGATCCAGAAAGAAATGTTTACAGCTTCGGTGTCATATTGTTTGAAATCGTTACTGGTAGGCTCCCTTATTCCGTGGACAATGGTTCACTTGAAGACTGGGCATCTGATTATTTGAGAGGGGGGCAACCGCTCAGAGAAATTGTCGACCCAACTTTGACAGCCTTTCATGAGGAGCAACTGGAGCTAATGGGTGAAGTGGTAAAATCTTGCGTCCACCCTGACCCTAAACAGAGACCAGCAATGAGAGAAATCAGTGCAAGATTGAGAGCCATAACTGGAATAACGCCTGAAGGAGCAAACCCAAAACTTTCTCCTCTGTGGTGGGCAGAGCTTGAGATTACGTCTGCAGATGGAAGCTGA